DNA sequence from the Stigmatella aurantiaca genome:
AGACCCACACGTACCGCCCCGGGGACAGCTACTTCATCCAGCAGGGACAGGTCGTCATCTGGGAAGTGCACGGCGAGCGCGTCATCAAGTCGTTCTTCAACATCGCGGAGGGCTTCACCGGGTAGGCCCTCCCGCGCTTCAGCGCGCCCAGTCCACCCCCACGCCGGCCCCCGCGGTGAACCCCCGCACCAGGGTGCCATCGGCCTGAGGGAAGTGCACGGTGCCGGTGGAGCCCCACACGTAGAGGGAGGACAGCAGGCGCTGGCGCAGCTCGGCCAGCAGGGAGTAGCGCGGGTGGGTCTTCAGGCCCACCACGATGGCGCGCGCGGTGATGCGCGTGCGGCCCCCCGGCAGTTGCAGCATCAGCGCCATGTCCGTGTCGATGCGGCCAAAGGCGAAGTACTCCGCGGCGGCGCTGGCCGAGAAATACAGCGCGTTCTCGGCATCCCCCAGCCCCAGCCGCAGCTCCCCGTAGCCGGAGAAGGCCCGCGACAGGCGCTCCTCGGCGAGCGGCTCCTCGGAGAGCCCCGTGGCGGAGAAGCGTGACAGCTCGTAGGAGGGCCCGAAGAGCCCGAAGCGGAAGCTGCCCCCTTGCGAGCGCCCCTCCAGGCGGCCGCTCACGTCCACCGCGCCGCGCATGCCGCGCGCGGACAGGCCCACGAAGCCGCCGAAGTCCAGCGGGCTCACATCCACGCGGCTGCCCGCCCCGGCCATGGCGAACAGCTGGAAGCGCTCGCCCTTGTAGATGGCCGCGTTGCCGCCCACGAGCGCGGCGGTGAGGGGCTCGGTGCGCTCCTCGCCCACGCGCCCGAAGTCGTGCGCGAGGGAGGCATTCACGTGGTAGCGGTCGAACACCGTCTCATCCGTGCTGGCCATGCGGCCAAGGTCCATGCGCAGCTCGCCCGCGAACAGCCGCATGGCGAGCACGTCGCTGGCGGCCACCTGGAGCCGGAAGGGGCCGAAGTAGCCCGTGGCGGTGGCCCCCGCCGGGTGGTAGTCGGCGGACAGCTGGTTGACGTAGCGGTCCACCAGGTGGCCCTCGCCCAGGGTGAAGGTGGTGAGGGGGCCCGCCCGGAAGAAGAACCGGCCCTCCTCCCGGCCCAGCCGCAGCTCCCGGATGAGCTGGCCCAAGTCACTCGGCGTGTCCCAGTCCTCGCGGCGCAGGTGGCCCCCGTAGTCCCCGGCCGTCTGCTTGGGGTCCTGGTCCACGAGGCGGAAGCGCAGCGTGGCGCCCACCTCCAGGGCGAAGTTCTCGCCCACGTCCAGGCGCAGCACGGGGGTGGCGGCGGCGAAGAAGTCCTGTTCGCCCCCACGGGTTCCCGACGGGAAGCTCAGCGGCCCGGCCTCGAGCAGCGCACGGAACTGAACGGAGGAGTCCCCGGAGGAGTCCCCAGCGTCCCCGGCGGAGACGTCCTCCACCGAAGAGGTCTGCTGGAGCACGGCGAGCAGGAGCAGGAAGGGAGCGGCGTTCATCCGCTTCACTCTACCCGCCTCCTCCAGACCCGAAAGCCGTAGGGACACAAAATGCCCGGGGCGCCCCCTCGCGGGGCCTGGGCCCCACACTCAGCGTCCACCGGGCAACGCCCGGGGCGTGGCCCGAGGCCTGCCTGCCTGCCTCAGTGCTCCTGAGGCACCGTGTTCGCGGCCGGCAGGCTCGCGGGGTGAGGCCGCGCGGGCAGGCTGCCGAACCAGCGCGCGAGGAAGCGCACGCCCGAGGCCACAAAGCTCTGCTCCTGCTTCAGCGACTCGAAGAGGCTCTCGTCGATCAGCGAGTCCTCCGGGTCGAACCCCAGCTCCTCGGGCACCAGCGGCTTGATGAGCGGGTTCTGGTCGAACACCGTCTCCAGTGGGTGCGCGCGCAGGCGCGCCTCGCCGCGGGCCGCCACGCCATCCAGGAAGGAGACGAGCCCGTCCGCGCGGGCCAGCTGGCGCAGCTCCGCCGGGCGCGACACCCCGCTGAGCTCCGACATGAGGCTCACGCGGAGCCGCCGGATGGCGCGGCGCAGGAGCGCCCCGTTCTCTTCGGGCACCTCCCAGGCCAGGTTCAGCTCCGAGTCCACCCCGAGGCTGCGGTTGGTGGTGTTCGCCGAGCCGAGCGTGAGCAGCCGGTCATCCACCACCAGGAGCTTCGAGTGCACGTAGGTGTAGACATCCTGGCCCGCCTCATCGCGCGACACCGAGCAGTAGACGCCCAGCGCATGGCCCGTCTCCTTCGCCACGCGCTGGAGCAGGCGCAGGAGCCGCACCTGGGCCACGCCCATGGCGAGCTGCTCGCGCAGCGCCTCGGGCATGCGGGGCAGCACGAAGACGATGTTGAGCCGGCTCCGGTCCTTGGCGCGCATGCGGCGCACGAGCGCATGGAAGAGGGTGCGCGAGGAGAAGTACTGGTTCTCGAAGTAGAGGAAGTGCTCGGCCGCGTCGATGGCATCCAGGTACAGCGCGCGGATCTCCTGCACCTGCTCCTGGAAGGGCACCAGCGTCTTGCCGAAGGTGCGGCAGATGGCCACCGGCCCGGGCGGCAGCGGCACCGTGGGCTTCAGGTCCACGTCGTCGCGCGACACGGGGGTGGGCAGGCGCAGCGTGCCACCGCCGGAGTTGAACCAGCGCGCCTCGAACAGCTCCGCCAGCTTCTCCACCACGGGGCCGGTGAGCACCGACTGCACATCGTGGTAGGGGCCGTGCGGATCTCTGCCGTTGTCGCAGCGCAGCGTGGAGCGGGCCGGGTGGTCGCGGTCATCCCAGCGGCAGTCGCAGATGTCCATGCCGCCGGTGAACGCCACGCGCCCGTCGATGAGGACCAGCTTCTGGTGGTGCGCCGCGTAGAGCGGCGCGGAGGTATCGAAGCGGAAGGACAGCCGGTCGCTGTACCCGTTGAACAGCGTGTGCTGCATCCACTCGCGCTCCATCGCGAGCAGCACGTTGAAATCCCACGCCAGGATGTAGATGTGCAGCTCCGGGTTCTTCTCGCACAGCTCGCGCAGCAGCGGCAGCATGCGCAGCTCGCCCTGAGCCTGCCCGGCGTCCTCGCCGCGCAGCAGCGAGACATCGCTGTCGAACTGCCATCCGGTGATGGCGATGTAACTCTTGGCCCGGAGCGCCTCGCGGTAGAAAGCCTTGTAGTAGTCCCGTCCGTCGACGAGCACTCCCGCGTCATGCGCTTCGGTCTGTGTCCAGCAGTTGCGTCCGGGTTCCAGGATGCGTTTCAAGATGAACCTCTCCCGATGGCCTGCCCCCCGAGGCACCGGCCGCGTGGCCTGTGCCTCAGCCGACGAAGACGATGTTCTTGCCCGTAGCGAGCGTCATGTTGGGCGAGGAGACGACCTTGGCCACCTTCTTCACCTCGCCCCCCACGGTGTCGAACGCCGCGGCGATCAGGTCGCCCAGCGTCACCTGCACCCGGCGCACCGGCCGCGCCACGTTGGCGGCCACCCGGGCCACCTTCGCCTTCGTCTGACGGGTCTTCCGCTGAATGACCTGATCACGCCGCTGAGCCTTCGCCATGGTCTTTTCTCCGAGGAGTGCTGGTGGGCTACTGCTTGGTTGTTCCAGGCCCGGCCAAACCGCCGCCGCCCTGCGCAGTTCCTCTTCAGCAACCCGTGTGCCAGGCTCTAACCCATTGGTTTTATTGGCCGCCTCCTGGAATCCGAGGTTCATGCCTCCCGAAAAAGGACTGACATTTTTTCAGAAGGCGGGGAAGATCGGAATGAATGACGGGATCACCCCCGGCCCTGGGGCATCAAAACATTCGCCGCTTTACAACTTGCTACAACACATGTGTCGCCGGGGCGGCCCCCTGCCCCCAGGTAGTCCGGCTTACATCCGGGGCAATTTGCATTTGACGCCTTTAACCGTTCCAATGGAGTGTGGGGCGAGTCTTGAGGTGCTTGACCCATGGAATCGAACGCACCCCCCCTCAAGGCCAAGTCCGAGATGAACGATCCCTACCCGAACTCCCAGGTGGTCGGACAATCCATCCTCGCCATCGTCGGCGGCATGGAAGTGGTCCAGGCGCGGGCGCTTCGCATCCTGGAGGAGAATGGGATTGCTCCCTTGAAGGCGGACGTGTGGTACCCGATGTCCAGCCTGCTCAACTCCTTCCAGCTCATCTTCGAGAAGATTGGCCCCAGCACGGTGCGCGCCATCGGGAGGAAGATTCCCGACAACGCCCGGTTCCCGGTGAACCTGGACTCGCTGGAGAAGGGCCTGCGTTCCATCGACGTGGCCTACCACCTCAATCATCGCGGGAGCGACAGGATTGGCGACTACCGGTACGAACAGATCGACCGGCGGAGCGCCCGGATGGTTTGCGACAACCCGTATCCCTGCGACCTGGATCTGGGGTTGATCGAAGCGGTGTGTGACCGGTTCCGGCCCAAGGATGCGCTCTGGGTGCGCATCGAGCACGACCCCAAGAGCTGCCGTCGCCGGGGTGACGCTTCCTGCACCTATCTCATCACGTGGTAGTAGCCCTGACCCGAACCCCCTTACATAGCAGTCATCCTCACCTGAGTGAGGCGCCACGAACGGCAGGTCGGGAGGAAGTCCATGAAGGTCATCCTGGAATACATCGCAGCGCGTCAGCATCTGTTCGCCGAACACCCCTTTTTCGAGGACCTGAAGCTCGATCGGCCCATCGATCAGATCATGGCCTTCGCGCCCAAGCTGGCCTTCTGGGTGATGACATTCCAGGACGTGCTGCGGCTCAACGCGCACTTCATCAGCGACCCCGCGCTCAAGCAGCTCACCATCCAGCACCGCTCGGAAGAGGTGGGGCATGACCGGTGGTTCTTCGAGGACATCGCGGAGCTGACGGGCAAGCAGCTCACCGTCAGCGCGCTGTTCGGCCGGGCGCACACCGCCACGCGCGATGCGACGTACGCGCTCATCTCCGAGGTGTACCGCCCCATGGATGACCGGCTGCGCATCGCGCTGGTGCTGACCATGGAGGCGACGAGCCACGTGTTCTTCAGCCGCACCGCGGCATTGGTGGCCGCCAAGGGCAACACCGAGCGGCTGCGCTACTTCTCGGACTTCCACGTGCAGGTGGAGGCCCAGCACGAAGTCTTCGAGGAGGAGATGGAGCGGCGGCTGCGCGCCATGGAGCTGCCCGAGGAGCTGCGCGTACAAGGGCTGGCGCTGGTGGAGCGCACCTACGCCGTCTTCGACGCGATGATGCACGGGCTGCGGCAGGAGGTGGCCAGCGCCCTGGAGCCGCTGGCGCCCACGGTGGCCCTCCAGCATGCGGCGCTGCCCCTGGCGCTCCAGCCCCAGAAGCCGCAGGCCGAGGTGCTGACCGGGCAGGCCGTGGAGTGCCTGGCCGTCTGAGCGGACGCTACTTCGGGGGCGGGGAGAGCACGAGGATGAGCTCTCCGCCCACGTGCCGGCCGGCCTTCTGATAGACGGAGCCCTGGCGCCCCAGCTCCACGTCCATGGCGGACTGCTTGGGGATGACCACGCGGACGGTGGCGGTGCCGTCCTTGAAGGCCAGGAGCTGCAGCGAGGCGTTGACGCCGTTGGGCAGGCGGATCTCCGTGGCCTTCTGGGCCTCCACGGTGACGGTCTCCAGGGACAGCCGCTTGAAGGAGGTGAAGCTGAAGTTCTGCTTGCGGAACAGCTCCTTCATCTTCTCCAGCTCGGGGGGCTCCACCGCGTCGCCCTTGTTGGAGGCAAGCACCACCTCCGCCTGCACCTTCACCGTCTGGGCCTGGGCGTGCGCGTCCGCTGGGGGCAGGAGCACCAGCCCCAGCGACAGCAGCGAGAGCACCGCCTGCGTCTGAATCCTCACAAGGAACCTCCCTGGGTGTCCGGCGGCGACGCCGGGTTCATCGGCCGGGGAGCATCCTCCCGCCGCAGCCCGTCCCGCTCCAGCCCCGCGCCTGTCCCACCGTCCTCATCCTGACCGGGCTGGGCCCCCGGTGTGTCCTGGTCCACAAGCCAGATGATGGCGCCGCCGTTGTCCGTCTCCATCACCACCGGGGCCACGCGCGCCGGCTCGTAGGCGCTCACCCGCTGCACCGTCATCCGCTCGGCGCCGTAGCCCTCCGGGGCGCCGCGGCCCATGAGCAGGGGCACCGCCACCACCGTCAGCACCGCGGCGGTGGCCAGCGAGGAGACCATGGCCGTGCGCTGGTAGAGGAACATCTCCGAGAGCGACAGCTTGAGCCGCTCCAGGAGGGGCGGCTTCTCGGGGGTGATGCGGGCCATCACCTTCTGGGTGAAGTCCTTGAAGTCCACATCGTCCACCGCCATGTCCAGGCCCACGCGCAGGAGGCCCGCCTCGGCGCGGAAGTCCGCCGTGCGCCCCATGCACTCCTTGCAGGCGCCCAAGTGGCGCTCCACGTTGACGCGCTCCGCGGGCGTCAGCTCTCCATCGATGTAGGGAGACAGGAACGGGATGAACCGCTCGCAAGCAGGATTACCGGCCATAGCATTCTCTCAGAAAAGTGATGCCCCGGAGGTGTGACGGCGGCCACAGGCCGATATTCCAACCCGTCTCACTCACTTCCTACTCCGCTCTTGGATTCGTCCAACTCCAGGTACTCACTGAGGATTTTCTGGACCTTGGTGCGCGCGTGGAAGAGCCGGCTCATCACCGTGCCCTTGGGAATGTCCAGCGTGCGCGACAGCTCCTCGTAGGACATGCCCTCGATTTCGCGCAGCAGCAGGATGGCGCGGTGCTTCTCGGGCACCGTGGCCAGGGCCTCCTGGATCTTGTCGGCCAGCTCCCGGCGCAGGGCGCTCTTCTGGGGGTTGGTGCCCAGGCGGCTGCCCAGCGCGCCGATGTTCGCCTGGGACAAGTCCAGGGACTGCGTCTCGTCGAACTCCACCGGCTCGCCGCCCGCGCCCGCGCGCTTGCGGATGAGATCAATGCAGATGTTGACGGTGATGCGGTAGAGCCACGTGTAGAAGGACGAGTCGCCCTTGAAGTGGTCCAAGTACTTGTAGACCTTGACGAACGCCTCTTGCGAGACGTCCATCGCCTCCTCCTTGTCCTTGAGCATTCCCAGCGCGACGGCGTACACCTTGCGCTGGTAGCGCTCGACGAGGAGCTTGAAAGCGCGCTGGTCGCCGTTGCGGACGCGCTTGACGAGGGTAAGGTCGTCGGTGGCCAAGGGGGGTACACCCTACCACGCACGAACGCTTTCCCAACAAATCCGTGAGCCTCCGGGTGAAATTGAACCCTGGGCGGGGGACTACAGCGCCACCAGCAGGATGATCAAAATCATCATCCCCACGATGGCCAGCACCGCCCCGAAGGCGAGCTGATCCCACTTCTCCTGTTCGATGGCGCTGTCCTCGGGGCCCGCCCGGAAGCGGTGGAGGACGTTCCAGAGCATGTTGCGGCCCAGCCGCTTCGCCCGGCCCTTCCACCGGTCCAGGGGGGCCTCGTCGCCGGCCAGGCGCTCGGCGTCCGTGCGGGCGGGCACCATTACCTGCGGCGGCAGGTGCAAGAGCTGCGGGGACACCCGGACGAACTCCGCCTGGCCGGGGATGCGCTCCAGCGCGGGGCGCTCGGGCCCCTGCGTGAAGGCGTTGTCCCGGTGCTCCTGGGAGGGCGCCTGCGGGGGCTCGTCCTTGGGCTGCGGCTTGCGGGCGGCCTCCTGCGGCTGCGCGGACTCCGAGAGGCGCACCTCCGGCGGGGGCTCGGGCTGGACTTGCTCGGCGCGCGCCCGGGCCTCCTCGGGGTTGGAGGCCTCCAGCACCCACTGGGCCGCGGCCATGCCGTCATCGCCCGTGTGGGCGTCCCGGAGCTCGGAGAAGCCCTGGTCCTTCAGGGCCTTGTCGAAGGTCTCCCGCCCCTCCGGGGTGGACTCGTGCCCCGCGGCGGCCTCGGCGTAGGCGGTGAAGAAGGCCCAGGCGCGCAGCGCCCGCTCCGAGGAGGGCATGTCCGAGGGCCGCAGTTGCTGGTGGAGCAGGGCCAGGTCCGAGGCGAAGCGCTTGGCCACGCCCTCCTGGCTCACCAGCTTCTCGAGCCCTCCGGGCACCAGGTCCCTCACCGGCAGCACCCGGCCCCGGGCCTCGCCCTGGCCCAGCGCGGGGCGGTTGCCCGTGGTGGGCGTGGCCCCGAAGCCATCGCGCGTCTGGGTGCGTCCGCCGGGTTGGGTGTCCCCGCCCTTGGAGGGGCCCGCGGGCCGCTCCTTGCCACCCGGGGCTTCGGGCATCCTGACGATGCGGGTGCCACCGCCACGACCGATGGGCGTATCCATGGGGCTGACCGGGGGCCCCTGCGGGGCCTGCTGGGGAGACCCGGAGGGTAGCACGTCTTTGCCCTTGCGCGCCGGAGGGGCCTCCGCCGGGAGCTGGGGCATGATCAACGTGGCCATGACGGCCTTGCCCCGCGTCCCTGTGCCCTTCTCCTGCGTCAGCGCGTCGGCGAACGTGGCCGGCACGCGCACCTGGGGCGGGGTGTCCGAGCGGGAACCCAGGGCCGGACGCTCGCCCGTCCGGCCCCGGCCCTCCCGGGGACCCTCCGCGGTGGGCGCAGGTCCGATGCGGGTGGCTTCACCACCCCCACTTCGTGCGCCCCTGCCGAGTTCCCCTACATGACCCATCTCCCGGATTCTCGGCCGGTGGGCGGGCAAGTTGCGTGCAGGTGCGCCAATTACTCACCTTCTCGTTCCACCTCCACCGGGGACGTCATGCCGTTGGAGTCCAACATGACCCGGTACACGGCGTTCTGGCCGTCCCCATCCAGGTCCCCCCGCGCGAAGCAGGTGACTTCGGTCTCCCCCACCGGGTTCTCCTGGAGGGCCACCTGGTACTGGAAGCGCACGGCCGTGCCCGGGGCGAAGCCCAGCTTCTCGAAGGCCTCGTCGTGCGGAAACGGCACCGCCTGGCCGCCCCGGGGCACCGCGGCGGGGGTGGGCCCCGCCTGGAGAAACTCTCCGTGCTCGGCGCGGTACATCTGCACCGCGTCGCACAAGGCCAGCACGTTGATGCGCGCCTCCTCGGAGGGCGCCGTGTTGCCGCCCGCCTCGATGCGCAGCGCGTTGTCCGGATCCGGGGCCTGGCTGCGCTTCCACAGCAGGTAGAGGAAGGCGCCGCCGCCCAGCACGAGCGGCACCCCCACCAGCACCGCGAGCACGAGGGCCACCGTCCGGCCCGGCCGGCCGCGGCGGGGAGCGTCCTGCGTCGTCGTCACGGGCGTGCCCTACCCTTCCTGGCCGCCAGCAGCCCAGTCCCGGGGGGTGCGCAGCACGTCCAGGAGCCGCGCCTCCTCGGTGCCCGGCACCGGGTGGTGATCATAGAGCCACCGCACCTGGGGCGGCAGCGACATGAGGATGGACTCGGTGCGCCCCTTCGTCTCCAGGCCGAACACCGTGCCCCTGTCGTACACGAGGTTGAACTCCACGTAGCGCCCGCGCCGCACCTCCTGCCAGAAGCGCTGCGGCTCGGTGTAGGGCGTGTTCTTGCGGCGCTCGGCGATGGGCAGGTACGCCGGCAGGAACGCCCGCCCCGCGTCCATCACGAACGCCAGCTCGCGCTCCAGGTCCTGCCCGCCCAGGTCCTCGAAGAACAGCCCGCCGATGCCCCGGCACTCCTCGCGGTGGCGCAGGTAAAAGTACTTGTCGCAGGTGCTCTTGAACTGCGGATAGTAGGCCGGGTCGTGCTTGTCACACGCCGCCTTCAGCGTGCGGTGGAAGTGCACCGCGTCCTCGTCATAGAGGTAGTAGGGCGTCAGGTCCGCGCCCCCGCCGAACCACGCCTTGGGGCCCTGGTGGATGAAGCGGAAGTTGGCGTGCACGGTGGGCACGTGGGGGTTGCGCGGGTGGAGCACCAGCGACAGCCCGCCGGCCCAGAAGTGCCGGCCCTCGCCCTGGAGCCGGTTGGCGAAGGCTTCCTCGAGCTGGCCATGCACCACCGAGATGTTCACCCCGGCCTTCTCCAGCACGGTGCCGCCCTCCAGCACCCGCGAGCGCCCGCCGCCCCCGCCCGCGCGCTCCCAGGCGTCCTCCCGGAAGCGCGCCGTGCCCTCGAGCGTCTCCAGCCCCGCGCAGATTTCATTCTGCAGTTGCTGGATGAACTCCGACATCCGCCCCTTCAGCCGCTCCACCTTCTCCACGTCCAACGTCATGGTCCCTCCTAATTTTCGGGAGGCGCCGCCGGCGCCTCGAAGTCCATGGGCGGCACCGCCGGGGCGAGGTTCCCCGCCGCGTCGAACACCTCCACGCGCGCCCGGTAGCTCTTCCCATCCTCCAGGGCGAAGGCCCCGCTGCACGGCTCGTGGCCGAGCTGCGCCGTGCCGTTCACCACCGGCACCACGTAGTGCTGCGCCGCGGCCCCCGAGCGCTTGCGCGTCAGCGTCACCACCATGTAGGTGGGGCTCTCTTCCCGAGCGGACAAGGTCAGCCGCAGGTAGCGCGTGGTCCCCTGCTCGGAGCGCCGCGAGAAGCCCTCGGACACCGCCGGGCGCTTGAGCCAGAGGGGGGCCGTCTTGTCGGGCCCCTTGCCCGAGAGCCACTCGGGCTGGATCATAGTGGCCGTGCCGTTGAGGAGCGCCACCGTGCGCGGCAGCACGTCGTCCAGCCGCAGCGTGTAGACCCGGTCCGGCAAGAGCAGCCCGTCGAGCTTGAGCACCACGGTGGCGCGGTTCAGGGTGCTCGTCCACCCGCGCTGCACCCGCGCGCGCACCTCGTGCCCTCCCGTCTGCAGGCGGATCGTCTTGCCCGGCAAGGCCTCCACCAGGGTCCGCGCCGTGCCGACTCCCTCCAGGAGCAGGCGCGTGTTGGTGGGCAGGACGGCCCCCGGCCGGGGAAACAGCTGCACCCCGCCCTCCGCGCAAGCAGCGGAGGCCACCGGGGCCATCAACACCACCAGGAGCAGGAGGAGAAAGGAGTACACGCGCCCCCAGTCTGCGATGGACCGCGCGGAGAGGCCAGCGCTACGCGTCATGAGAACCCCAGACGGAAAGCCGCGAAATGCCGCAGATGAATGTCTGACAAAAGGCACTCGGCATAACGCTTTGGGGCTATCGTGACTAGCGTCCCCCTGTGCACGCCCACGGACGCTGGATGGATACCGGGAAAACCGCACCCTTCGAGCTGGGCCGAGGCGACGACGCCTGTCTGCTGCTGCATGGGTTTACCGGCAGCCCCTGGGAGATGCTCCCCCTGGGCGAGGCCCTGGCGGCCCAGGGCCTGTACGTGAAGGCCCCCCGCCTGCCGGGCCATGGCACCACGCCGGAGGCCCTGCTGGAGGTGAACCACCGCGACTGGGAGCAGGCCGCCGCCGAGGCGCTGCACTCGCTCACGGGCTTCCGCCGGGTGTTCGTCGCGGGACTGTCCATGGGGGCGCTGCTCGCCCTGGGGCTGGCGGCCCAGTTCCCCGAGGTGGTGCGCGGGCTGGTGCTCATCGCCCCCGCGGCGCGCTTCAAGGGACCGAAGATGGCGCTGCTCAAGGGGCTGCGGCACACGGGCCTGCTGGAGTGGGTGAAGCCCTGGGTGCCCAAGGACAGCACCGACCTGAGCGACCCCGTGGCCCTGGCGGAGGCGCCCATCCTGAAGGCCTTCCCCACCGCGCGGCTCAACGACTTGTGGACGCTCCAGGAGTCCGCCCAGGTGCTCGCCCCGCGCGTGCGCTGCCCCACCCTGGTGGCGGTGGCCGAGCAGGACCACGTGGTGGACCCTGAGGGCGGGCCGTGGCTGGCCCACCAGCTCACCGGGGCCGCCTCGGTGCGCGTGCTGTCGCTCCAGGAGGGCTACCACATCATCCCCCGGGACCGGGGCGGGCCGCGGCTTGCCCTGGAGGTGGGCGCGTTCCTGCATGCCCTGCGCGGGCGCAACGAGAGCCTGGACACACCGGGGCTGGACGAGGCTTCCTCCGCGCTCTGAGCGCCGGGGGCGGCTAGTGTGTGGCGCCGCGCATGCCCTCCCCTTCGTCCGCCGTCATCGAGCTGAGAGACGTTACCAAAGCCTACTCCGAGGGCGAGGCCACGCGTGAGGTGCTCACCGGCGCGAGCCTCACCCTGCACCGGGGCGAGTTCACCGTGCTGCTGGGCCGCAGCGGCTCGGGCAAGTCCACGCTGCTCAACCTCATCAGCGGAATCGATCTGCCCACGCGAGGGCAGGTGCGCGTGGAGGGCAAGGACCTCTCCACCCTGAGCGAGCGGGAGCGGACGCTGCTGCGCCGCGAGCGCATCGGCTTCGTCTTCCAGGCCTTCAACCTGCTGCCCACGCTCACGGTGGAGGAGAACGTGCGGCTGCCGCTGGAGCTGCTCGGCCGCCCGGGCGCGCAGGTGGACGCGCGCGTGAAGGAGCTGCTCGGCCGCGTGGGGCTCGGCGGGCGCGAGCGCAGCTTCCCGGACCGGCTGTCCGGCGGCGAGCAGCAGCGCGTGGCGGTGGCCCGGGCGCTGGCGCACACCCCGCCCCTGCTGCTCGCGGACGAGCCCACCGGCAACCTGGACGAGACGACGGGCCGCCAGGTGCTGGACTTGCTGGAGGAGCTCATCCGCCGGGGCAACGCATGCGCCCTGGTCGTCTCGCATGACGAGGCGCTGGCGGCCCGGGCCGACCGCACCTTCGTGCTGGAGGCGGGCCGGCTCGTCGAGCGGACGGGGCGGCCATGAGCCGGCGGCTGCTCGCGCGCGCCAGCGCCCGCCACCTGGCAAGCCACCCGTGGCTCACCGCCCTGTCGCTGCTGGGCATCGCGCTGGGCGTGGCGGTGGTGGTCTCCATCGACCTGGCGAGCCACAGCGCGCTCCAGGCCTTCGAGCAGTCCACGGACACGGTGGCGGGCCAGGCCACGCACCAGCTCACCGGGGGGCCCACGGGCCTGCCCGCATCCTTATATAGCGCGCTGCGGTTGCGCCCCGGCATGCCCCCGGCCGCCCCCGTGGTGGAGGGCCACGTGCGGGCCGCCCAGGGGGACCGCCGCCCCCTCACGCTCCTGGGCGTGGACCCGTTCTCCGAGGAGCCCTTCCGGCCCTACGTGTCGGACCGGCAGGGCACCCGGCTCGCCTTGCTCCTCACCGAGCCGGGCACGGTGCTGATGACGGCGGAGACGGCGCGGCTGGTGGGCGCGCCGGCGCCGGGAGCTTCTTTCCAGGTGGCGGTGGGCGGACAGCTCCGGACGCTGCGCGTGCTCGGCTTGCTCACCCCTTCCGATGCGCGCACCCGCCGGGCTCTGGAGGGGCTGATTCTCGCCGACGTGTCCACCGCCCAGGAGGTGCTCGGCCTCACCGGGCGCCTGTCCCGCATCGACTTGAAGCTCGGGGACGAGGCGGAGGTGGCCCGGGTGCGGCAGGGGCTCCCGCCGGGCGTGGAGCTGCTGCGCGCCGCCTCGCGCGGCAACACCGTGGAGCAAATGACGCGGGCCTTCCGCACCAACCTCACCGCGCTGTCCCTGCTGGCGCTCGTGGTGGGCATGTTCCTCATCTACAACACGATGACCTTCTCGGTGGTGCAGCGGCGCGGGCTGCTCGGGCGGCTGCGGGCCCTGGGCATCACCCGGGGGGAGCTGTTCGCCCTGGTGCTCGGCGAGGCCGCGCTGCTCGGCGCGGTGGGCACCGTGGCGGGGCTCCTGCTGGGGGTGCTGCTGGGCCGGGGGCTCGTGGGGCTCGTCACGCAGACCCTCAATGACTTGTACTTCGTGGTGAGCGTGCGCCGGCTGTCGCTGGAGCCGCTGATGTTCGCCAAGGGCGTGGCGCTGGGGCTGGGGGCCACCCTGGGCGCGGCGCTCGTGCCCGCGTGGGAGGCCGCGCGCTCGCCCCCGGTCACCACGATGCGCCGCTCCGCCTCGGAGGACCTCGCCCAGGGCCGTGCGCCGAGGCTCGCCCTCCTGGGGCTGCTCGTGCTGGGCGTGGGCGCGGGGCTGCTGGTACTGCCCACCCAGG
Encoded proteins:
- a CDS encoding alpha/beta hydrolase, which translates into the protein MDTGKTAPFELGRGDDACLLLHGFTGSPWEMLPLGEALAAQGLYVKAPRLPGHGTTPEALLEVNHRDWEQAAAEALHSLTGFRRVFVAGLSMGALLALGLAAQFPEVVRGLVLIAPAARFKGPKMALLKGLRHTGLLEWVKPWVPKDSTDLSDPVALAEAPILKAFPTARLNDLWTLQESAQVLAPRVRCPTLVAVAEQDHVVDPEGGPWLAHQLTGAASVRVLSLQEGYHIIPRDRGGPRLALEVGAFLHALRGRNESLDTPGLDEASSAL
- a CDS encoding ABC transporter ATP-binding protein, with the translated sequence MPSPSSAVIELRDVTKAYSEGEATREVLTGASLTLHRGEFTVLLGRSGSGKSTLLNLISGIDLPTRGQVRVEGKDLSTLSERERTLLRRERIGFVFQAFNLLPTLTVEENVRLPLELLGRPGAQVDARVKELLGRVGLGGRERSFPDRLSGGEQQRVAVARALAHTPPLLLADEPTGNLDETTGRQVLDLLEELIRRGNACALVVSHDEALAARADRTFVLEAGRLVERTGRP
- a CDS encoding ABC transporter permease, producing the protein MSRRLLARASARHLASHPWLTALSLLGIALGVAVVVSIDLASHSALQAFEQSTDTVAGQATHQLTGGPTGLPASLYSALRLRPGMPPAAPVVEGHVRAAQGDRRPLTLLGVDPFSEEPFRPYVSDRQGTRLALLLTEPGTVLMTAETARLVGAPAPGASFQVAVGGQLRTLRVLGLLTPSDARTRRALEGLILADVSTAQEVLGLTGRLSRIDLKLGDEAEVARVRQGLPPGVELLRAASRGNTVEQMTRAFRTNLTALSLLALVVGMFLIYNTMTFSVVQRRGLLGRLRALGITRGELFALVLGEAALLGAVGTVAGLLLGVLLGRGLVGLVTQTLNDLYFVVSVRRLSLEPLMFAKGVALGLGATLGAALVPAWEAARSPPVTTMRRSASEDLAQGRAPRLALLGLLVLGVGAGLLVLPTQALPPAYVGLFCVQLGAALLVPWTAGKLVLGAAHPLGAVFGMLGRMAARGVRTSLSRTSVALAALMIAVSTTVGVGLMVASFRGTVAEWLESSLQADIYASPPSLMARRGDSAFVPGLAEHLAGTPGVAASSTLRSVKVDVDGVPTDLTAIGFPPGLPRAYRFKEGDADTVWRELEAPDTLIVSEPLSVHRNVHRGSTVRLRTDRGPRDFQVRGVYYDFGSDVGAVLMTRTTYEAAFEDRGVTGLALYAAPGQDVDALVERVRARVGDRQIVNVRSNRVLREGSLEVFDRTFTITQVLRLLAVGVAFVGVLSALMALQLERAREFAVLRATGLTPGQLWGLVSLQTGLLGLLAGLFAVPLGLVLAYILVHVINQRSFGWTLQLAVTPGVLLQAVGLALAAAGLAGLYPAWRMSRANPALALREE